Proteins co-encoded in one Arachis hypogaea cultivar Tifrunner chromosome 11, arahy.Tifrunner.gnm2.J5K5, whole genome shotgun sequence genomic window:
- the LOC112723060 gene encoding sucrose nonfermenting 4-like protein isoform X3 — MDVDNEGFRRVVRLTDGTLSEVLPRISDVDVQTSRQRISAFLSMRTAYELLPESGKVVALDVDLPVKQAFHILHEQGIPMAPLWDFCKGQFVGVLSALDFILILREIGSHGSNLTEEELETHTISAWKEGKSYLNRQNNGPGAVFPRRFIHAGPYDNLKDIAVKILQNEVSTVPVIHSSSEDGSFPQLLHLASLSGILKCICRYFRHCSSSLPILQLPICAIPVGTWLPKIGESNRRPLAMLRPSASVTSALNLLVQAQVSSIPIVDDNDSLLDIYCRSDITALAKDRAYTHINLDEMTVQQALQLGQDSYNPYELRSQRCQMCLRSDSLHKVMERLANPGVRRLIIVEAGSKRVEGVVSLSDIFKFFLG; from the exons ATGGATGTGGATAATGAGGGTTTTCGGCGTGTg GTCCGGTTGACAGATGGTACATTGAGTGAGGTGTTGCCAAGAATATCGGATGTTGATGTACAAACCTCCCGTCAGCGTATTTCAGCATTCTTGTCAATGCGCACAGCTTATGAATTACTTCCGGAGTCAGGCAAG GTTGTTGCCTTGGATGTTGATCTGCCAGTGAAACAGGCATTTCACATTCTACATGAGCAG GGAATTCCCATGGCTCCTCTTTGGGACTTCTGCAAGGGGCAGTTTGTTGGAGTTCTTAGTGCcctggattttattttaattttgagagAG ATTGGTAGTCATGGATCCAATCTAACAGAAGAGGAGCTTGAAACGCATACCATATCTGCTTGGAAAGAAGGAAAATCTTATTTAAATAGACAAAATAATGGACCTGGAGCAGTATTTCCTAGGCGTTTTATCCAT GCGGGGCCATATGATAATTTGAAGGATATTGCTGTGAAGATCCTGCAAAATGAGGTTTCAACAGTTCCTGTTATCCATTCATCTTCTGAAGACGGTTCATTTCCACAGCTACTACATCTTGCTTCACTTTCTGGCATACTTAAAT GTATTTGCAGGTATTTTAGGCATTGCTCTAGTTCGTTGCCTATACTTCAACTTCCAATATGTGCAATTCCTGTGGGTACATGGCTGCCCAAAATTGGGGAGTCAAATCGACGACCTCTAGCAATGTTGAGACCAAGTGCTTCGGTTACTTCAGCACTAAACCTATTAGTTCAAG CTCAAGTAAGTTCAATACCAATAGTTGACGATAATGACTCATTACTGGATATATACTGTCGGAG TGATATAACAGCTTTGGCAAAGGACAGAGCTTATACACACATTAACCTTGATGAAATGACTGTACAGCAG GCATTGCAGTTGGGCCAGGACTCTTACAATCCTTATGAGCTGAGAAGTCAAAGGTGTCAGATGTGTCTGCGATCTGATTCTCTGCATAAAGTGATGGAACGCTTGGCGAATCCAG GTGTCAGGCGGTTAATCATCGTGGAAGCTGGCAGCAAGCGCGTTGAAGGCGTAGTCTCATTGAGTGACATATTCAAGTTCTTCCTTGGTTAG
- the LOC112723063 gene encoding protein LATERAL BRANCHING OXIDOREDUCTASE 1, producing the protein MAPVPISSIKVGHIDDVQELRKIRPKTIPERFVRDMSERPTPAITLSPPSSDMPVIDFSKLTKGNTEQIQTETLKLADACESWGFFQVLNHEVDLTLMEIMEKSSREFFMLPLEEKQKYQMAPGTVQGYGQAFVFSEDQKLDWCNMFALGIEPQFIRNPNLWPKKPATFSETVEVYSREMRKVCQNLLKYIGLGLGLEGDVFEKMFGVAVQAIRMNYYPPCSRPDLVLGLSPHSDGSALTVLQQAKGSPVGLQILKDQTWLPLQLIPNALLINIGDTIEVLTNGKYKSVEHRAVAHKDKDRLSIVTFYAPSYEVELSPMQEFVDEKNTCKYRRYNHGEYSKHYVTNKLQGKKTLDFAKI; encoded by the exons ATGGCTCCAGTGCCCATTTCTTCAATCAAAGTTGGGCACATTGATGATGTCCAAGAACTAAGAAAAATTAGGCCTAAAACCATTCCTGAAAGATTTGTAAGAGATATGAGTGAGAGACCAACACCTGCTATCACACTCTCACCACCATCTTCTGACATGCCTGTCATTGATTTCTCTAAGCTCACCAAAGGGAACACTGAACAAATCCAAACTGAAACTCTGAAGCTTGCAGATGCTTGTGAAAGTTGGGGTTTTTTTCAG GTACTTAATCATGAGGTTGACCTGACATTGATGGAAATCATGGAGAAAAGTAGTAGGGAATTTTTTATGCTTCCTTTGgaagaaaaacagaaataccagaTGGCTCCTGGTACAGTCCAAGGTTATGGCCAGGCTTTTGTTTTCTCAGAGGACCAGAAGTTGGATTGGTGCAACATGTTTGCTCTTGGAATTGAACCTCAGTTTATAAGGAATCCAAATCTATGGCCAAAGAAGCCAGCCACATTTAG TGAAACAGTGGAAGTGTATTCAAGAGAAATGAGAAAAGTATGCCAGAATCTGCTGAAATACATAGGATTAGGCCTAGGCTTGGAAGGGGATGTGTTTGAGAAGATGTTTGGTGTGGCAGTACAAGCAATAAGGATGAATTATTACCCTCCATGTTCAAGACCTGACCTTGTTTTAGGCCTAAGTCCTCATTCAGATGGAAGTGCCCTTACTGTTCTGCAGCAAGCAAAGGGAAGCCCTGTGGGACTTCAAATTCTCAAGGATCAAACATGGCTGCCTCTTCAACTCATCCCAAATGCCTTGCTCATTAACATTGGAGACACCATAGAA GTTCTAACAAATGGAAAATACAAGAGTGTGGAGCATAGAGCTGTGGCTCATAAAGACAAAGATAGGCTCTCAATTGTGACATTTTATGCTCCAAGCTATGAAGTGGAGCTAAGTCCAATGCAAGAATTTGTGGATGAAAAAAACACATGCAAGTATAGAAGATACAATCATGGAGAGTACAGCAAACATTATGTAACAAACAAGTTGCAGGGAAAAAAGACATTGGACTTcgcaaaaatataa
- the LOC112723060 gene encoding sucrose nonfermenting 4-like protein isoform X2 — protein sequence MFSSSMDSARDTSGVAGTVLIPMRFVWPYGGRSVYLSGSFTRWSELLQMSPVEGCPTVFQVIHSLAPGYHQYKFYVDGEWRHDEHQPYISGEIGIVNTVLLATDPNFVPVLNPDIASGSNMDVDNEGFRRVVRLTDGTLSEVLPRISDVDVQTSRQRISAFLSMRTAYELLPESGKVVALDVDLPVKQAFHILHEQIGSHGSNLTEEELETHTISAWKEGKSYLNRQNNGPGAVFPRRFIHAGPYDNLKDIAVKILQNEVSTVPVIHSSSEDGSFPQLLHLASLSGILKCICRYFRHCSSSLPILQLPICAIPVGTWLPKIGESNRRPLAMLRPSASVTSALNLLVQAQVSSIPIVDDNDSLLDIYCRSDITALAKDRAYTHINLDEMTVQQALQLGQDSYNPYELRSQRCQMCLRSDSLHKVMERLANPGVRRLIIVEAGSKRVEGVVSLSDIFKFFLG from the exons ATGTTCAGTTCGAGCATGGATTCTGCGAGAGATACAAGTGGTGTTGCAGGGACGGTGTTAATTCCCATGCGTTTTGTGTGGCCATATGGTGGAAGAAGTGTGTATCTCAGTGGTTCTTTCACACG GTGGTCCGAGCTTCTACAAATGTCGCCAGTGGAAGGTTGTCCAACTGTGTTTCAAGTTATTCATAGCTTAGCCCCCGGTTATCATCAG TACAAGTTTTATGTTGATGGAGAATGGCGGCATGACGAGCATCAACCTTATATATCTGGAGAAATCGGGATTGTTAACACTGTTTTATTGGCTACTGATCCTAATTTCGTACCTGTTTTAAACCCAGACATAGCTTCTGGTTCTAACATGGATGTGGATAATGAGGGTTTTCGGCGTGTg GTCCGGTTGACAGATGGTACATTGAGTGAGGTGTTGCCAAGAATATCGGATGTTGATGTACAAACCTCCCGTCAGCGTATTTCAGCATTCTTGTCAATGCGCACAGCTTATGAATTACTTCCGGAGTCAGGCAAG GTTGTTGCCTTGGATGTTGATCTGCCAGTGAAACAGGCATTTCACATTCTACATGAGCAG ATTGGTAGTCATGGATCCAATCTAACAGAAGAGGAGCTTGAAACGCATACCATATCTGCTTGGAAAGAAGGAAAATCTTATTTAAATAGACAAAATAATGGACCTGGAGCAGTATTTCCTAGGCGTTTTATCCAT GCGGGGCCATATGATAATTTGAAGGATATTGCTGTGAAGATCCTGCAAAATGAGGTTTCAACAGTTCCTGTTATCCATTCATCTTCTGAAGACGGTTCATTTCCACAGCTACTACATCTTGCTTCACTTTCTGGCATACTTAAAT GTATTTGCAGGTATTTTAGGCATTGCTCTAGTTCGTTGCCTATACTTCAACTTCCAATATGTGCAATTCCTGTGGGTACATGGCTGCCCAAAATTGGGGAGTCAAATCGACGACCTCTAGCAATGTTGAGACCAAGTGCTTCGGTTACTTCAGCACTAAACCTATTAGTTCAAG CTCAAGTAAGTTCAATACCAATAGTTGACGATAATGACTCATTACTGGATATATACTGTCGGAG TGATATAACAGCTTTGGCAAAGGACAGAGCTTATACACACATTAACCTTGATGAAATGACTGTACAGCAG GCATTGCAGTTGGGCCAGGACTCTTACAATCCTTATGAGCTGAGAAGTCAAAGGTGTCAGATGTGTCTGCGATCTGATTCTCTGCATAAAGTGATGGAACGCTTGGCGAATCCAG GTGTCAGGCGGTTAATCATCGTGGAAGCTGGCAGCAAGCGCGTTGAAGGCGTAGTCTCATTGAGTGACATATTCAAGTTCTTCCTTGGTTAG
- the LOC112723062 gene encoding pentatricopeptide repeat-containing protein At4g15720-like, whose translation MRQSLKCNLVITHTVSRQHNSFFHYDSNAKAYFIEQLQTCKNLISATTTHSNVVKSGLSNDTFTTNHLINCYLRFLKINHAHKLFDEMPQRNVVSWTSLMAGYVTCGRPNTALWLFHQMQGTLVLPNEFTFATLINACSILASLDRGRRIHGRVEVMGFGSNLVVCSSLIDMYGKCNHVDEARMVFDSMCVRNVVSWTSMITTYAQNAQGHHALQLFREFTHLRMEKPNHFMLCSVISACASLGSLGSGKVTHGIVIRLCHDANDVVATALVDMYAKCGCVHYSDKVFRRIPNPSVIPYTSMIVGAAKYGLGTLSLQLFQEMIDRRIKPNDVTFVGVLHACSHSGLIDKGLELFNSMNGKYRVVPDTKHYTCIADMLGRVGRVEEAYQLAKSVHLERDGYSMLWGTLLSASRLHGRVDIAFEASRRLIESNQQVAGAYVTLSNAYALAGDWENAHQLRSEMKRTGICKEPGSSWIEIKNSTYVFHAGDVSKYSQANEILSLLKELKHRMKERGYVGGTTGLVFVDIEEEAKEEIVSLHSEKLALAFGLINMPKGVTIRVMKNLRMCRDCHESFKMISDIVERDFVVRDVNRFHHFKNGLCTCGDFW comes from the coding sequence ATGAGGCAGTCGTTGAAGTGCAATTTGGTAATAACGCACACTGTTTCGCGCCAACACAACTCATTCTTCCATTACGATTCCAATGCCAAAGCCTACTTCATTGAACAGCTCCAAACTTGCAAGAATTTAATCTCTGCAACCACCACCCATTCCAACGTTGTCAAAAGTGGGTTATCAAATGACACTTTTACCACTAACCACCTTATCAACTGTTATCTCAGGTTCCTCAAAATTAACCATGCACATAAACTATTCGACGAAATGCCTCAGCGTAATGTTGTGTCTTGGACTTCCCTTATGGCTGGTTATGTCACCTGTGGTCGACCCAATACCGCGCTTTGGCTCTTCCATCAGATGCAAGGGACACTGGTTCTTCCAAATGAATTCACATTTGCCACTCTCATCAATGCATGTTCTATCCTTGCCAGCCTTGACCGGGGAAGAAGAATTCATGGACGTGTTGAGGTTATGGGCTTTGGGTCCAATCTTGTTGTGTGTTCTTCCCTCATTGACATGTATGGGAAATGCAATCATGTTGATGAAGCTAGGATGGTTTTTGATTCCATGTGTGTAAGGAATGTGGTTTCTTGGACCTCCATGATCACCACTTATGCTCAAAATGCACAAGGCCATCATGCCCTCCAATTGTTTAGGGAGTTCACTCACTTGAGGATGGAGAAACCAAACCATTTCATGTTGTGCAGTGTGATCAGTGCTTGTGCAAGCTTGGGCAGCCTAGGTTCTGGGAAGGTCACTCATGGAATAGTCATCCGTCTTTGCCACGACGCAAATGATGTAGTTGCTACAGCACTTGTGGACATGTATGCCAAATGTGGTTGTGTTCACTATTCTGATAAAGTCTTCAGGAGAATCCCAAATCCTTCTGTAATTCCCTATACTTCAATGATTGTTGGTGCTGCAAAATATGGACTTGGAACTTTGTCTCTACAACTTTTTCAGGAAATGATTGACAGAAGAATAAAACCCAATGATGTCACTTTTGTTGGGGTCTTACATGCTTGCAGCCATTCAGGTCTAATAGACAAAGGACTTGAGCTCTTCAACTCTATGAATGGGAAATACAGGGTGGTGCCTGATACAAAGCATTATACATGCATTGCAGATATGCTAGGTCGAGTAGGTCGTGTTGAGGAAGCCTACCAGTTAGCAAAATCAGTTCATTTAGAGCGGGATGGGTACTCCATGTTGTGGGGAACACTTCTTTCAGCGAGTAGGCTTCATGGTAGAGTAGACATCGCCTTCGAAGCCAGCAGGCGGCTAATAGAGTCCAATCAACAAGTAGCAGGTGCATATGTAACATTGTCCAATGCATATGCATTGGCAGGGGACTGGGAAAATGCTCATCAGTTAAGATCCGAAATGAAACGTACTGGAATTTGCAAGGAACCTGGTAGCAGTTGGATTGAGATAAAGAACTCAACTTATGTGTTCCATGCTGGGGACGTCTCAAAGTACTCTCAAGCGAATGAGATTCTGAGCTTGCTAAAGGAATTGAAACATAGAATGAAGGAAAGGGGATATGTAGGAGGAACTACAGGTTTGGTgtttgttgatatagaagaggaAGCCAAAGAGGAAATTGTTAGTTTGCACAGTGAGAAACTTGCATTGGCGTTTGGATTAATAAATATGCCTAAAGGAGTCACAATCAGAGTAATGAAGAACTTGAGAATGTGCAGGGATTGTCATGAGAGCTTCAAGATGATTAGTGATATTGTAGAGAGAGATTTTGTTGTGAGAGATGTGAATAGATTTCATCATTTCAAAAATGGTTTGTGTACATGTGGAGATTTTTGGTAA
- the LOC112723060 gene encoding sucrose nonfermenting 4-like protein isoform X1, protein MFSSSMDSARDTSGVAGTVLIPMRFVWPYGGRSVYLSGSFTRWSELLQMSPVEGCPTVFQVIHSLAPGYHQYKFYVDGEWRHDEHQPYISGEIGIVNTVLLATDPNFVPVLNPDIASGSNMDVDNEGFRRVVRLTDGTLSEVLPRISDVDVQTSRQRISAFLSMRTAYELLPESGKVVALDVDLPVKQAFHILHEQGIPMAPLWDFCKGQFVGVLSALDFILILREIGSHGSNLTEEELETHTISAWKEGKSYLNRQNNGPGAVFPRRFIHAGPYDNLKDIAVKILQNEVSTVPVIHSSSEDGSFPQLLHLASLSGILKCICRYFRHCSSSLPILQLPICAIPVGTWLPKIGESNRRPLAMLRPSASVTSALNLLVQAQVSSIPIVDDNDSLLDIYCRSDITALAKDRAYTHINLDEMTVQQALQLGQDSYNPYELRSQRCQMCLRSDSLHKVMERLANPGVRRLIIVEAGSKRVEGVVSLSDIFKFFLG, encoded by the exons ATGTTCAGTTCGAGCATGGATTCTGCGAGAGATACAAGTGGTGTTGCAGGGACGGTGTTAATTCCCATGCGTTTTGTGTGGCCATATGGTGGAAGAAGTGTGTATCTCAGTGGTTCTTTCACACG GTGGTCCGAGCTTCTACAAATGTCGCCAGTGGAAGGTTGTCCAACTGTGTTTCAAGTTATTCATAGCTTAGCCCCCGGTTATCATCAG TACAAGTTTTATGTTGATGGAGAATGGCGGCATGACGAGCATCAACCTTATATATCTGGAGAAATCGGGATTGTTAACACTGTTTTATTGGCTACTGATCCTAATTTCGTACCTGTTTTAAACCCAGACATAGCTTCTGGTTCTAACATGGATGTGGATAATGAGGGTTTTCGGCGTGTg GTCCGGTTGACAGATGGTACATTGAGTGAGGTGTTGCCAAGAATATCGGATGTTGATGTACAAACCTCCCGTCAGCGTATTTCAGCATTCTTGTCAATGCGCACAGCTTATGAATTACTTCCGGAGTCAGGCAAG GTTGTTGCCTTGGATGTTGATCTGCCAGTGAAACAGGCATTTCACATTCTACATGAGCAG GGAATTCCCATGGCTCCTCTTTGGGACTTCTGCAAGGGGCAGTTTGTTGGAGTTCTTAGTGCcctggattttattttaattttgagagAG ATTGGTAGTCATGGATCCAATCTAACAGAAGAGGAGCTTGAAACGCATACCATATCTGCTTGGAAAGAAGGAAAATCTTATTTAAATAGACAAAATAATGGACCTGGAGCAGTATTTCCTAGGCGTTTTATCCAT GCGGGGCCATATGATAATTTGAAGGATATTGCTGTGAAGATCCTGCAAAATGAGGTTTCAACAGTTCCTGTTATCCATTCATCTTCTGAAGACGGTTCATTTCCACAGCTACTACATCTTGCTTCACTTTCTGGCATACTTAAAT GTATTTGCAGGTATTTTAGGCATTGCTCTAGTTCGTTGCCTATACTTCAACTTCCAATATGTGCAATTCCTGTGGGTACATGGCTGCCCAAAATTGGGGAGTCAAATCGACGACCTCTAGCAATGTTGAGACCAAGTGCTTCGGTTACTTCAGCACTAAACCTATTAGTTCAAG CTCAAGTAAGTTCAATACCAATAGTTGACGATAATGACTCATTACTGGATATATACTGTCGGAG TGATATAACAGCTTTGGCAAAGGACAGAGCTTATACACACATTAACCTTGATGAAATGACTGTACAGCAG GCATTGCAGTTGGGCCAGGACTCTTACAATCCTTATGAGCTGAGAAGTCAAAGGTGTCAGATGTGTCTGCGATCTGATTCTCTGCATAAAGTGATGGAACGCTTGGCGAATCCAG GTGTCAGGCGGTTAATCATCGTGGAAGCTGGCAGCAAGCGCGTTGAAGGCGTAGTCTCATTGAGTGACATATTCAAGTTCTTCCTTGGTTAG